The Bos mutus isolate GX-2022 chromosome 7, NWIPB_WYAK_1.1, whole genome shotgun sequence genome window below encodes:
- the LOC106701296 gene encoding olfactory receptor 7A17 → MEPHNDTQISEFLLLGFSEEPELQPLIFGLFLSMYLITVFGNLVIILLVSSDSHLHTPMYFFLSNLSFVDICFTSTTIPKMLWNIKTQSKVITYEGCITQIYFFILSAVLDIFLLTVMAYDRFVAICHPLYYTVIMNPRLCVLLVLVSWVVCMLNSLLQSLMLLQLSFCTDVKIPHFFCDLSQIIQLACSDTFLNNMVMYFASVLWGGGPLAGILYSYSKIVSSIHGMSSSQGKYKAFTTCASHLLIVSLFFCTSLGVYLSSAATHGSQSSATASVMYTVVTPMLNPFIYSLRNKDIKGAMKRFFVMESLKRPMVLGLERCPWLKGSKLQSVVVIL, encoded by the coding sequence ATGGAACCACATAATGATACACAAATTTCAGAATTTCTCCTTCTGGGATTTTCAGAGGAACCAGAACTGCAGCCCCTCATATTTGGGCTTTTCCTCTCCATGTACCTGATCACTGTGTTTGGAAACCTGGTCATCATCCTGCTTGTCAGCTCAGACTCCCatctccacacccccatgtacttcttcctctccaatctGTCCTTTGTAGACATCTGCTTCACCTCTACCACCATCCCAAAGATGCTGTGGAACATCAAAACTCAGAGCAAAGTTATAACCTATGAAGGTTGCATCACACAAATTTACTTTTTCATACTCTCTGCAGTATTGGACATCTTTCTCTTGACTGTAATGGCCTATGACCGGTTTGTGGCCATCTGCCACCCCCTGTATTACACAGTCATTATGAACCCCCGGCTCTGTGTACTGCTGGTTCTGGTGTCCTGGGTAGTGTGTATGTTGAATTCCTTGTTACAAAGTTTAATGTTGTTGCAGCTTTCCTTTTGCACAGATGTGAAAATCCCCCACTTTTTTTGTGACCTCAGTCAAATAATCCAACTTGCCTGTTCTGACACATTTCTTAATAACATGGTGATGTATTTTGCAAGTGTCCTGTGGGGTGGTGGTCCCCTGGCTGGTATCCTTTACTCTTACTCTAAGATAGTTTCCTCTATACATGGAATGTCATCATCTCAAGGGAAGTATAAAGCATTTACTACATGTGCATCTCACCTCTTAATTGTCTCCTTATTTTTTTGTACAAGCCTAGGAGTGTACCTTAGCTCTGCTGCTACCCATGGCTCACAGTCAAGTGCGACAGCCTCAGTGATGTACACCGTAGTCAcacccatgctgaaccccttcatctaTAGTCTGAGGAACAAAGACATAAAGGGGGCTATGAAGAGATTCTTCGTGATGGAAAGTCTTAAAAGGCCAATGGTTCTGGGTCTGGAGAGGTGCCCATGGCTTAAGGGATCAAAGCTTCAGTCAGTAGTTGTGATTCTTTAA